A stretch of DNA from Megalops cyprinoides isolate fMegCyp1 chromosome 17, fMegCyp1.pri, whole genome shotgun sequence:
AAGAGGAGGACGAGCAACAGTAGCTGGTGGAGGTCGGTCGCGGCTGGCAGGAGTTGTGACATGGCCAACAAGGAGAACGAGCTGGACTGTGCTGAGGATGTGGAGGACAGCTGCTATGGTGAGCCCTGTCGCATCCACCTGAACTCCAAGATGGATGCCGTGGGGTCACGGTACAGCGAGTACTTTGCAGAGGTGAGGGCCCAGTGTGGGTGACAGATGGGGATGTTCTTTAGCTATCGGAAAAAGATAAAATAGACATCAGTGTTCCTTCTGATTGgactttatttttctgttattttcctGACTCGTGACGCCTTTGTGTCTGAACAGCTGTCAAAGGACCATGATGCAATGACCCATGTACTTTTTGGAAGGAATCTCAGGCTGAATGTAGCTTTGACTCTTTGGCGAAGAAATGCAAGTGAATTAGTCGCATACCTGATCAGGTACAAAGTAAGCTTTCAGACTGAGTCAGTTTTTTGGAAAGGTACAGATTGTTGAGTTCAAACTGTCCCGTTTTGTTTCTTCTGTAGAATTCAAGACACTGGTGTACTTGTTGACTGCTTGCCTGTTATTACAAAAAGGTGTGTATATgttcaaaaatgacattttccaccAAACATTCAAAGTTCCTTCTGTAATCCTATGTCTCCTCTTTCATAGTCTTCAAGACGACATGTCTCAGATATCTATTGGCTGTTGCGTCGACCTCCTACCACTAGTAAAAATCATTCTTGTCAGTAAATATGAAGAGTAAGTTGACAAGAAATATTGGCTTCGTCATACGACTGGTATAGCATTTTGCAGcccctgtgtgttttcacctAAACAAACCCAAATGTTACGTCTTTCAGATACCTTGTAGTCGGTTTACACTGGGTTCAGTCCGTCATTAAAAAATGGTGGCCAGAACTGTCTGCAAATGGCAGGGGAGACGGCTATTCAGACTACCGGTATGTCAAGGATGGATATTTTTCTGTAGTGTGGAAAAAGCATtaggtttttttgtgttgtatgcatgcatgtcatGAACCAGCAATGTTGTTCATGTCacacgattttttttttttttactgcaggaATGTTCAAGTCATGAAACAACAGCTGCAGGACTTGTGGCAACAGGGAAGTCAGCTGAGTTTAGTTCCAGGAACTACAGGTGAAATAGCAAAGGTAATCTGCTCAATCCAACGTTGGTTCGCCAGGGACTGGATGCTAAAGGTGTCTTGTTTATCATTGATGCTACTGAAGTAGCATTTTTCCACTAAACATACAGTGTATAAGTAATACCACCTGTATGCTCATGGTGTGTCTCTCTTGTTGTAGGCTATAGAGTTGTGTTTatcacagctgcagtgaagtCTGCTTGTTTCACACTGGGGATTTGACTACTCCGAGCACTTGACAGTTGAAAGAACTGCTTTCCAGCTCCAGCTAGCACTGGGGCGCGATGAACTGAAACTGACCAAGGCTGCAGATGCACAGAATAATCACTGGGCAGATGAAAGGAGGGAAACTGCAGCCTTTATTTAAGAATGAAGGCagtaattgggggggggggggggggtgggggggggcgctcCATGAACCACAGTGACTACTTCACATTGAAGTGGTCTGTGTGCTTAAAGGGCGCACGTTTGACTCCATGAGGTTCAAGGGATTGTCTAATTCCAGACCACTCAATTATGTGCCAGTCATAGTGTGCTATAGCGTTGTTCTGCTATGAGGTGTGCATTTGTACAGATAAATGTACGCAATGACCCTTGGTACCCCTCCCACTATCCAGAATCAAGAACTTGAATTGCAGTATTTTAGAACATTTAATTTGCCTggacatgaataaaacatttgcctgtaaaaatgtatattcctTGAATTGCTTTTAATCAACTATTAAATAAATTTTCTTAGTTTGTCTCATGGTTAATTCTGTTACACCAGTCATGAAGGGACCAAAACCCAGGTGATAAATGTTCTGTACTGTTCAGATTTCCTTTgtaaaagaatttttttaaattaagagaCTTCCTGGTGTAAGGAAGTTTTGCAGTTGTCCTGGAGGAGCAAATTCATGCAAAGGTTTTAACATTGTTCAGGTTGTAGAAGAGGGAAAGAATACACATAATTGCCAGTGCAAAGGCATACATGGACTGAACATAAAGGGTTATCTGTGACCATGTAACAA
This window harbors:
- the LOC118791899 gene encoding KATNB1-like protein 1 — translated: MASGGSVVEEREVHSLLQVPPSEVLKHTIHSTAKKNMKEVDIFKKEEINKKRSPFDHSAPSYSKAKRVLSCKRRTSNSSWWRSVAAGRSCDMANKENELDCAEDVEDSCYGEPCRIHLNSKMDAVGSRYSEYFAELSKDHDAMTHVLFGRNLRLNVALTLWRRNASELVAYLIRIQDTGVLVDCLPVITKSLQDDMSQISIGCCVDLLPLVKIILVSKYEEYLVVGLHWVQSVIKKWWPELSANGRGDGYSDYRNVQVMKQQLQDLWQQGSQLSLVPGTTGEIAKAIELCLSQLQ